Within the Salvia hispanica cultivar TCC Black 2014 chromosome 4, UniMelb_Shisp_WGS_1.0, whole genome shotgun sequence genome, the region CTAAGGATGCTGGTTTCTTCCTACCCAGTTAGACTGGTAGTCAGGGTTTGTTGGTCCGCGGTTGGGATATTGGTTCGGTTGGGGGTTGGGTTGATTTGGAGCTtgattttggttctgattctgatttccaTCTCCCCATCGGAAATTTTGGTGGTCCCTCCATGGTGCATCTCTTTGTTTCCCCGGAATCCAATTGCCGTTGGAATTGTAGTATCCTGCGGCATTTGCTTGCTCCACATCCAGTGAGTTGTCCGGCTGATCGTATAGTAGTGCTGGGGCTTCTTGGCCTCCAGttggagaaggtggtggagtgttctgtttgattgcagtcagcaattccttctttaattcctccatcttcaagTCCATCCATTCCTCCTGGTCAGTAGCCGAAGCACTCGCTACCCTTTCTCTGATGTACCCATCTCTCGCGTTGTCGTACGTCTTCTTCGCATTCAATAGCTTGCGTAACACCTTTTTGGCTTCACTTACTCTTAACTGGGTGAAATCTCCTCCAGATGATGAATTCGCCATATCCTTGGTTTCCTTGTTCATCCCCTCATAGAAGGTGTGGTgcacctctatctccttcatgcgatggttggggCATGACTCCAGAAGGCTCATGTACTTCTCCCAGTACTCGCTCAGggtttcatcatattcttgccttatgcacgatattttcctcttcaatgcaCTTGTCTTCGAAGACGGGAAAAACTCGGTTAGGAAAACTGACTTGAAGTCGGCCCATGTAATGATAGAGTCGGCTGGCAGGCGCATGAACCAAGTGTTGGCCTCTCCCTTTAGGACAAAAGGTAGGGCCTGCGTCTGTAATCATCCTCGCTCGCTCCTGCTGGCCGTCTCTGCGCCTTACAGATCTTGCGTAACTCATTTAAGAACTCGTAGGGTCCTTCATAACTCTTCCCACAGTACGTCGGTAGGATTGCAATCACGTGGGGTTTCACATCACAGCTCGGTCTGGCCTGGGGTGACCACTATGGCTTGTGGGAGATCTCCGTCGGCGTGTGCGGTAAGTGTTGCTAGCTCGGGATCGTCCTCACCTTGATCAGCCATCCTTACGAGTGTTCTTACTGGTTGGGGTGGAAGCTCCAGGAATTGGTACTCTAATTCCTCCTTTTCTTCGTCGCTACTCGTGCCTAGGTCGGACAGTGCTGTTGACAGGCCAGAACGAGTGGTAACGAGTATtgttcctcggggaagtatccttggtctccactggccaggagccgagccacttctcataaactgaaaacgaaaagaaaagaaaaattataaacagtatgtacaccaaaaagatcacacacaataacaggtatgaacgccatccatccccggcaacggtgCCATTTTGATGCTCGTTAGGTTTGTTCCCTAGTTTTTCGTATGAAAATTTGAGTGTATCCAACTAATTAGGAAgtgattcccgacccagctgagtcgttggtacgataaccgggacctggcttcaaacaaatttcctcaacccacttctactggttagtatagtggaggtaagggtcgaatcccacgaggatggacacgtttagataactctggtgactttcctgggtgtttggttagctaccacgcttgggttgagattttacctaggcaggaaataaaggtggtactctactgactagtcgGCGGaaaaataacagacatgtgggagtgttcgtgaaaataggggacaaggtgtatcagagacttatggaaagtagacagttactaaaagaggaaaattagacaacaaggtatatctgatggctggggcttctgacaggtctgggcagtacatctgaaaagtagggaacaaaagcaaaagtaacttaaaagtaaagtggtccaAGTAAAGTTGATTTccacgttttcttcttcaccaagtattgacagaaatcatatgagcacaaacaccataactgAACTTCAGATTCGTAAATtaaaactcaagatccatcgattaaaaCGCTCAAACTCAGATTAAACAATGAAACTGTAACTTGACTTCTACTGGCTGAtatgcaaggtggtaatcacaACGCGGAAAagaactcatgcacgaaagcTTGACTAAACATGGCTACACCTTGAATCAACAACCCtcgataagaaaacacttagaaattgaaagcaataactagatctaactttcctaggcagaatgaagcaaactcgaaccaaagcgacatgcgaaatagaaacttcataacgtaAATGTTAGAAtataacaaagtacttcaaaagagcaacaacgatgagtgtttgcaaataaccaacgatgaaaacaagtaaacttaAACTAggaaagcgattaagattgtttgtgccactccgggcgatgatactccTACACTGCcacgataactggctggaacgcggactgatgacttctccggcagactccGGACGTCAAGTaaccatggctgtggcgaggaacgagagggtggataatgctgaaggatggatcttctagagagaattctactaagtgttaATTTCGAATTACGAACGGAGAGCTTCTAACCcaactctttctctctctccaagtggcttcttttatagggaggcttgcccttgcttttagggtagacttctcccgcattttgacctttttgcccttgtcaatgatcatcccagcctatcctccttctccatctcgagccttttctctggcatgcatcctggtcagtatcgcacccttctggcgcccttttcacttgcgtcacccgAATCATcacctactgacttggatccttcaatcccgcacacttaagcaactgttttgcagataatacatgcaattcacgacatactgaccagtaaccaaggcttagaattcGACTTATCAAAGTCCTAAGATCAAAAGAGGGAATCTTCATAAATCAGAAGAAGTATACATTAGATCTACTGGCAGAAACTGGCATGATGGAATGCAAGCCAGCAGTCACGCCAATTGCTGTTAATCATGGGCTTCAAATCACAGAAGGAGCTAATTTGGCAGATAAGGAGAGGTATCAAAGACTGGTAGGAAAACTGATTTATCTTTCACATACCAGACCTGACATAGCTTATGCAGTTAGCGTGATAAGCCAATTCATGCACCAACCTCAAGATGATCATCTAGAAGCAGCATTGAGAGTCGTTAGATATCTCTAAGGAACTTTTGATCATGGGATAGTGTACAGACGTGGAAAACATCTAGAAATCCATGGTTACACAGACGCTGACTGGGCTGGAAATCCGATTGATAAAAGATCCACTTCAGGGTACTTCACGTTTGTCGGAGGGAATCTGGTCACCTGGAAAAGCAAGAAGCAAAAGGTCATAGCATTGTCAAGTGCAGAGGCTGAATTTAGAGGAATTCGGAATGGATTAACTGAAGTTTTATGGCTTAGAAGATTGATGGGTGAGCTAGGTTTTTTATCACAGAAGACCTGCCAGATTTTTTGTGATAATAAAGCCGCGATCAGTATCGCAGAAAATCCAGTTCAACATGACCGAACAAAGCACGTTGAAGTAGATAGACATTTTATCAAGGAGAATATTGAAGGGGGAATTATTGAGTTCCCATTTGTTCGGTCTAAAGATCAACTTGCAGATATTCTGACAAAGGCAGTTGAAGCAAAAGATTTCTCACAGACTCTTCGCAAGTTAAGTATCGGAAATCCCATaacttaacttgagggggagtgttggaaataGAATATTGGGGTCTCAAGAATATTGGTAAGAGGCACTTTAGAGTTTCAAGGTATATAACATTAATAATGTTGTAGTTCCAAGTGCATAGTTTCTAGATGCATTTATTTCTCTAGTATTATAAATTGGATGTACAATGTATCACAAAATCATCTCAATGAAATACAATTCCTAGTTTTATCAGTAGAGGATCACAAtccaacaattaaataaaagtgcAGCGTTAtccaacaattaaataaaagtgcAGTCAAACAAGGGTGAAAAGTAGAGCCGGCGTCAATCGAAGGGGACTTCTGGGTCCGGGTATAGAGCTTGCGCCATTCGCGGGTGGATAGATCGTACGTAAAAAATCGATCCATCTGGTTTACTGTGAGGATTAGCATAAGGAAGGCTTTGTTACCCAGACAACTCATTGTAACGTACTTCTTTCGATAAAGTTCTCCACACCATATTTTTGGCATTCTGTCAACCTCCTTCCACAGCAGAGTCGTCATATCCAACTCCCACATGCATACGCATGACGCTGCATCATCCTTCCGCAGCCCCACCAGCATGATCTTGCCCCTGCTCTCTGCCAATGCGTAATCATACAGATTCATGTAAGGAGGGGCAGAGACTATGTACTGCCTCCACATCCCGGTGTCCACATAATATGATAGGAGCCCGTCCGGATTTGACTGCATGAAATACAGCCTCCCCTCAATTGCAACCGCCCACACATGAACACCGGGAGCCCTGGTGGAAGCTTGATATGCGGGCGCATGCTTCCTGGACTAATCCAAGCGTTATTTGCAGAGTCGTACACATGGTAGTCCGCCTCACTATCAACACAAAGGATCTTATACCCACCATTCTGCGTCTGCGTCATCCCTACAACTATACGCTGCCACTCCGGCTTCACAGAGCTGGCTGGCAACTCCTTGTATGACCTTGTCAGAGGGTTACACACGTATAAGCTTATGTGGCTGTAGTCAGCGAAGCAGATGAGACCTCCAGCTGATGCCACTGGTGACATGATCACATCGGTTGGAAAAGCAGGCAAAGTTGGATGGTGCCACTTGTTCGATGAAGGATCCTACATTGCTCCCGTTCTTGTATATACGTTCTCGTATGTGATGCCATAGAACCAAGGCTTTTCATGCTTTACTTCACCATATAGCTGGGTGAAGCTTTGAGAAGTAAGCAATGAATTCCACTTCCGACAAACTGAACGCAACCGGAAAAACGTTGCTATAGGAACTCTGGCTAGTACACCTTCAAACAGATCCTCAGGAAAATCTTTCCAGATCTCGTTTCCAATTCCACAACTACGCCCCTTTCTACCTTTCTTTGAGGCTCTAGCTTTGCCCGATTCaaccatttttatatttttctcggTGAATTCAATGAATactcacaaaaatattagaatataGGCTCTAAGACCCCTAATCTAGAATGgaaagaaaatcaaatcacaactttccatatatttattctaattaactaggtaattaaataaatatcaacacagtttatggaatttaatatattagtactCCGTGAATTCAAAGACtactaacaaaaatattagtactaattaTAAAGTCTTTATTTATATAGGCCCTATCTCAAAGATATAAGGAAATAGCGTAAACTTCAACCCCAATTAGTAAGTAGAATGGAAAGAAAATCTAATCATaactttcaatatatatatttatttttgttaggaAGAATCATTACTGTTTGACGCTAACCAAACTTCAACCCGACGGTATGATATGTTTTCTGTTTGGGCCTTAATTGTTGTATTAGGCCCAGTTCGTCGTTTGTACctatttaaatagaaataggGTACGAAATCATTGTATTTGAAAAACCgcagtcataatacaatttgttctccgttcttgtccgtggacgtagccaacacaacgttggtgaaccacggAAATTCTGTTTCTATTTacattcttttgtttcttgattcacaattgccctatttgtcacaacaattttaattaactaagaaatcaaataaatattaaaacaatatatgcaatttaagaaacaTCACTACCGCCCCACAACTAAAATGAACTATAACAACAATGAATAACCATAACTATTGTATTACACTAACAAACAATAGATACATAATATCATGACTTCAATATCAATAGACATAGGTAACCTTCCTCGATCAACTCTCGATTATTAACTGAGCATTTACTTCAACTCTTGGTAGAGAACTCCGAGGATAGAGAGCTCTGCATCCCAAGAAATGCCGGCTAGCTGCTTCGGCCAAGGACGCTCTACGGTCTCACTGCACGTGCCATTTCTTGCACACACATTTTCATTATCTCACTATGTCATCTTTCATTCCACTATCACATTTGGCTAAATCCATCAAATTTACAATCTATCCTTCGTTCGACAATTTTCATTCATGTTTGATATACACAATATAACTAATAATCGAGACAGGAAAAAGAGgttatagatatatataatcatttgTTGCTACTGTATAGGAGCTAGAAATGGGCTGTGAGGTAGCCATCAAGTTGTCGAAAATCGAGACAGGAAAAAGGGGAGCTTATAGAATACCTCCTTGTTTGGATGCCTGTAAACGCGTCAAAAACTCTAACAAGCAAACTAAGTCTGCAGGAAGAGCTCTGATGAGAAGAAACGCTCTGAAGCCTTCTTCAGAAAACTTGACTTGTGTAGGatgcaagaaaataaatgttaatcaGATTCAAAAAACTTGCATCCTATCTATGTGTCTAGCTCACTTAGCTCTCATGCCTTCTTGGAGCTCCTCATCTAAAGGCTTCAAAAAATTCTAGGAAGAAAATCTCTAAGCCCTTAGAGGCTGATGGAATATCACACATGAATCTGTGAGTTCTATTGAACTGATTTCCTTGCCTTGATAAAGTTTCTTTCTATCTTCTTCAACTCAACTTACTCAGTTTTCTCCTTGACCATAAATTGTGGCCTCAAAAACTCCGGTATTTGCACCTTATCACACATTCTCTTGAGAAATTAGAGTCAAGCTGAAGCAATAACTGCCAGTTTTTGCTCTTGTTCAATGTACAAAACAGGGCTGCAAACTAAACTGACATATTTCTGCAGCCATCTGCCTAGAAAtggttgtatatatatatatatatatatatacatatacagaTGGATggacaatatatttttacagAACATGAAATACAGGTATTAAAGGATATTCATTGATAATGAGACTACTTGAATTGCTCATCTgtacacaaaataacactatattCTGATCATACGTTTCTTCTCCAAGAGCACAATCtcaaactatttattttatgatctGGCTGTTTACAATTTTCTTGATGCCAAATCATATGAAAATCACGCATCATATAGGGCTATGTCTATGCATTGTTTCCCACCATTATGACAAACACATTTTCATGCATGAATTCAGATCCAAAGTGGAGTATTACAGGCTGGCTAAACAATAACGAAGTTTGTGTGCATCTCAgacaaaacaaagaaaaaaatattactactatttggCAGATCTGTGCATCTGTTGGAGGGTACAAAACTATATAATATGTACACAACGCCATGAATGAACGATATACAGGTGTGATCTCGCCCCCTCTCTCATTCATTGCAAGGTCAACTGTGCTGTAGAGATAATGATGAGACTTTGATTGTTGATCTACAGACAATATAATGTTATATTCTGATCCTTTGTTTCTTCCACAAGAGCAGAACCGGCAATACCCTCATGCgttacattttttatgataactatattttaaGACAATCAAACTCACCATCATCTGTCattgagaaaataatgaaGATTCCTCGTGTCCTCTTccctactactatatatttagCAGATACATCACAATTTATTTCAATCAATCATCAATTCAATTCTATCCCTTATTTTCACCaagaacaaaaaacaaaaaagaaaacaatggcTCTTCATCACGGCCGCTCTCTTAGTTTCCCATCTTCATCCCATCCTGCTGTTTCACAGTTCGAAGACAACTTATCCAGATTGAGGTCATCAGAAGCTACTTGTTCATCGCTCTCATCATtcaatggaaaaataaatggCTTGAGAAAATTGTATGAGAGCATTGACGATTTCCTTCTTTTGTCTCACATTCAACAGATTGTTTCTGAGGAATGTGTGAATGATTACATTAAGCTATTGGATGCTTGCAGTTCAGTTAAAGATGTCATCTCTCTTGCAAAGGAAGATTTAAGAGATCTTCTGTCTGCAGTAAGGAGAAAGGACGTTCAAGGCATCAATGCCTACCTTTCTTCCAGAAAGAAGTCGAAGAAAATGATACAAAAGTGTTTGAAGAACTTGAGGCGTAACACCTCGGCCACTTGTGATAATGGGTCCATATTGAAGGATGCAGAGTCTGTTGCCATTTCCATGCTCGAGTCTCTGTTGTCCTACGTGCTGGGAACGAAGGTGCACGAAAGCAAGAGATCTTTGCTATCAAAGCTGATGCATTCAAAGAAAGATTCTGCTGACGAAAATGAGTTCAACAAGGTGGAATCATTCTTGCAACTGAACCAAGAAAACGAGCTCGTGAATCACATAAAAGAGATGGATAAAAGAGATGGATTCAGACATTCAAGTTGTTGAAGAAGATCTCGAATCAATCTTCAGGCAGCTGATCAAAACCAGAGTTTCCCTTCTGAACATTCTCAACAATTAGACTCATTATGAGAACAACAATTTTGTAgattagaaaaataagaaacagTATGATGTATAGTTGTATATTTTTCCTTGATCATTTAAcctaacaaaataatcaaagatTTCTACTACATGGCTTGTCTTTATATTTTCTTgctttctcttttctttattttctcattaaacCAAGATAAAGAATTTCTAAATATCTAgataaaaatggtaaaaaaatcattaaactCTCATTTAGATTCTTATCTGCATGCTTCTAAATTGCTGTCTAGAAATGATAAATGTACTTAGAACGggagataaaaattaaaataataataataataataataataattaataataacacAACAAATATGATGAATTCATGAACACGAGGGACTTACATAGTTTAATGTCATCACATTTTTTGAGATTCCAATTGTCtctattattgattttgtatcACATGCTTTCACAAGATAAAAACCACCAATCACctattagaaaatttaaaattgtatgatCACATTGAAGAAATGGGAAATTAATGGATAGAGAAACAATACACCTACAGTGGCTAATAATGTGGATCAAAATGCAGATTTCTCAAcaatatacaattatattaaCTTTGATGGGAGGGAACATTGCGTAGACATCGTCATAATCATTGATCATAACACGACCTATGGTTGAGGAGATAATGTAGATTTCTTATGTATAGAGACGACGCATTATGCTTTGAAACATCACAAATTGTCATTCATCTACTCAATTCCAAGACTCAGTTCACCAACTTGCgtccttattttaattacttgaCGATGCACTATGCTTTGAAACATTACAAACTTGTTTCTTGGGATGCGTAATAATGCTAAGTTTTCTCCGATTGCTAActtgttaactcatcaacgcagtgtattaaaattttcaacacaatcactttaaaatgtcaacacaacattttaaatattaaagtctaacacaatgtattaaaatattgtgttgacattattaaaacattgcattgatgagttagcaaagTTTCTGTTGGAGGCGTCACAATTCTCTTCATTCAATCATCATCACTTTGTAACCCTTATCTTCACCAAGAACGCGACACAAATTTTTCGTGTTCTTAACGGGTCGACCTGATGaggacacgaacccaataagctttgacccaaacccattaatttcatgCGAATTGATGGCAGGTTATCGTGTCAtgccaaaaattgtcagccctatGTTGTGAGTTCTACATTTTGTAAGAGTACTCTGCTGAAACTTGTAAGCAACTATTGTTCTTTCTTTCACCTTCTTGAGGCTTTTCTTTGCTGGAGAAATCCTAGTATTTTAActaggctctgataccaaatGTTGGATTGTTGGCACTAGGAtttcactttgttttgatTGAGATAATGGTTGTATAGTTTCTGTTCTAGGAGCTATTATGAAGATGAGTTTTTGCAAGGAGAAAAACTTATTCTTGAattgatttgaaaatgattAAACTTACAAAAAACTCTTCATCT harbors:
- the LOC125217900 gene encoding uncharacterized protein LOC125217900; this translates as MALHHGRSLSFPSSSHPAVSQFEDNLSRLRSSEATCSSLSSFNGKINGLRKLYESIDDFLLLSHIQQIVSEECVNDYIKLLDACSSVKDVISLAKEDLRDLLSAVRRKDVQGINAYLSSRKKSKKMIQKCLKNLRRNTSATCDNGSILKDAESVAISMLESLLSYVLGTKVHESKRSLLSKLMHSKKDSADENEFNKVESFLQLNQENELMDSDIQVVEEDLESIFRQLIKTRVSLLNILNN